Proteins from a single region of Corylus avellana chromosome ca11, CavTom2PMs-1.0:
- the LOC132166324 gene encoding uncharacterized protein LOC132166324, with translation MEDFRSKSWGDGRMEMERYGDHGGMGPTTSGISGMQDLRCYSASYATSAHPSQTQVGNDAKFKKGKSANGSASKSWSFNDPEMQRKKRVASYKVYTVEGKVKGSLRKTFRWLKDRYSRMVHGL, from the coding sequence ATGGAAGATTTCAGATCCAAATCGTGGGGTGATGGAAGGATGGAGATGGAGAGGTATGGTGATCATGGCGGGATGGGACCTACCACATCTGGGATCAGTGGTATGCAAGATCTCAGGTGCTACAGCGCTTCCTATGCAACCTCGGCACACCCGAGCCAAACCCAGGTGGGAAATGATGCAAAGTTCAAGAAGGGGAAGTCGGCAAATGGGTCTGCTTCTAAGAGCTGGAGCTTCAATGACCCGGAGATGCAGAGGAAGAAGAGGGTGGCAAGCTATAAGGTGTACACGGTGGAAGGGAAGGTCAAAGGGTCTCTGAGGAAGACTTTCAGGTGGCTTAAGGACAGGTACTCCAGAATGGTGCATGGGTTGTAG
- the LOC132165612 gene encoding diacylglycerol O-acyltransferase 1, with amino-acid sequence MAISGTAESTGTTGTTATMPHGGSDLRRRHNATATTEVSDSNSKTTDPDSDNSVRESVRVRDSSSDESLARKSCEDDGSRSEVVIESANPVTNGNHGGEKIANGEDRRTDFAAVKLGYRPSVPAHRRIKESPLSSDAIFRQSHGGLFNLCIVVLVAVNSRLIIENLMKYGWLIKTGFWFSSRSLRDWPLLMCCLTLPIFPAAAFVVEKLVQWKYISEPVVLLLHFIITTAALLYPVFVILRCDSVVLSGVTLMLFACIVWLKLVSYTHTNYDMRALAKSIDKGDVLPNSLNTDYPYSVSFKSLAYFMVAPTLCYQTSYPRTACIRKSWVVRQLVKLIIFTGVMGFIIEQYINPIVKNSQHPLKGNLLYAIERVLKLSVPNLYVWLCMFYCFFHLWLNILAELLRFGDREFYKDWWNAKTVEEYWRLWNMPVHKWMVRHIYFPCLRNGIPRGVAILIAFFVSAIFHELCIAVPCHIFKLWAFIGIMCQVPLVLITNYLQNKFRNSMVGNMIFWFFFCILGQPMCVLLYYHDLMNRKGKTE; translated from the exons ATGGCGATTTCCGGTACGGCTGAAAGCACAGGCACCACAGGCACCACCGCCACCATGCCTCACGGCGGTTCGGATCTTCGAAGACGACATAACGCCACCGCAACCACGGAAGTGTCTGATTCAAATTCTAAAACGACGGATCCGGATTCCGATAACTCGGTGAGAGAATCTGTCAGAGTCAGAGATTCGAGCAGCGACGAGTCCCTGGCCCGGAAGAGCTGCGAGGACGACGGGAGTAGGAGCGAGGTTGTAATTGAATCGGCGAATCCTGTGACTAATGGAAACCACGGCGGTGAGAAGATTGCGAACGGTGAGGATCGGAGAACGGATTTCGCGGCGGTGAAGCTCGGGTATCGGCCATCAGTTCCGGCTCACCGTAGAATAAAGGAGAGTCCTCTTAGCTCCGACGCAATCTTCAGACAG AGCCATGGAGGTCTCTTTAATCTCTGTATAGTAGTGCTTGTTGCTGTGAACAGCAGACTAATCATTGAGAATCTTATGAAG TATGGTTGGTTAATTAAGACTGGTTTTTGGTTTAGTTCGAGATCATTGAGAGATTGGCCCCTTCTTATGTGTTG TCTTACACTCCCGATATTTCCAGCTGCTGCCTTCGTAGTGGAAAAATTAGTACAGTGGAAGTATATATCTGAACCT GTTGTTCTTTTACTTCATTTTATCATTACCACGGCAGCACTTTTGTATCCAGTTTTTGTTATTCTAAG GTGCGATTCTGTAGTTTTATCAGGTGTCACCTTGATGCTATTTGCTTGCATTGTATGGTTAAAATTGGTGTCTTATACGCATACAAACTATGATATGAGAGCGCTGGCAAAATCGATTGATAAG GGGGATGTCCTGCCCAATTCTCTGAATACCGATTATCCTTACAGTGTTAGCTTCAAGAGTTTGGCTTACTTCATGGTTGCTCCAACCTTATGTTACCAG aCAAGCTATCCTCGTACGGCATGCATTCGAAAGAGTTGGGTGGTTCGTCAACTAGTGAAGTTGATAATATTTACAGGAGTTATGGGATTCATAATAGAACAA TATATTAATCCTATTGTCAAGAATTCCCAACATCCCTTGAAAGGGAACCTTCTATATGCCATTGAGAGGGTTTTGAAGCTTTCAGTTCCGAATTTATATGTGTGGCTTTGCATGTTCTACTGCTTTTTTCACCTCTG GTTAAATATACTGGCTGAACTTCTTCGATTTGGTGATCGTGAGTTTTACAAAGATTGGTGGAATGCAAAGACAGTTGAAGAG TATTGGAGATTGTGGAATATG cCTGTTCATAAGTGGATGGTTCGTCATATCTACTTTCCATGCCTGCGAAATGGGATACCAAGG GGAGTTGCCATTCTAATTGCCTTCTTTGTGTCTGCCATATTCCATGAG CTCTGCATAGCTGTTCCATGCCACATATTCAAGTTGTGGGCTTTTATTGGAATTATGTGTCag gTTCCCTTGGTTCTGATTACCAATTACCTGCAAAATAAGTTCAGAAACTCTATG GTGGGAAACATGATCTTCTGGTTCTTTTTCTGTATTCTTGGTCAACCCATGTGTGTGCTTCTATACTACCATGACTTGATGAACCGTAAAGGGAAGACTGAATAA
- the LOC132166574 gene encoding uncharacterized protein LOC132166574: MIQLVSLLLMPMSFSSNGTSFICSKVEGEVVGSCPTGCLCNLPTKKKKIPVLDKRCSLIEALYYKNLFTKTTLWRPKLDGLEFPSLDAGEANWFEGPFQEEEVHQALLSMDGDKDLGPDGFAIAFFQLYWVMVNDNLMCVFHNFHEHDLFEKILNAIFISLIPKKIGQLEGILDQSAYWGVSIRFWLWFLLLE; encoded by the exons ATGATACAGCTTGTATCCTTGCTCTTGATGCCAATGAGttttagctcaaatggtacttcctttatttgtagcaaggtggagggtgaggttgTGGGTTCATGTCCTACCGGGTGCTTGTGTAACTtaccaactaaaaaaaaaaaaatccctgtTCTTGATAAAAGATGCAGCTTAATAGA AGCACTGTATTATAAGAATCTTTTTACGAAAACAACTCTTTGGCGGCCCAAGTTAGATGGTTTGGAGTTTCCCTCACTAGATGCTGGTGAAGCGAATTGGTTCGAGGGGCCGTTTCAAGAGGAAGAAGTCCATCAGGCGTTGCTTAGTATGGATGGTGACAAAGATTTGGGACCGGATGGTTTCGCTATTGCCTTTTTCCAACTGTATTGGGTGATGGTGAATGACAATCTCATGTGCGTTTTCCATAATTTTCATGAGCATGATCTGTTCGAGAAGATCCTTAATGCTATTTTCATTTCCCTTATCCCCAAAAAGATTGGGCAGTTGGAAGGGATTTTAGACCAATCAGCCTATTGGGGAGTGTCTATAAGATTTTGGCTATGGTTCTTGCTATTAGAATGA
- the LOC132165220 gene encoding eukaryotic initiation factor 4A-15-like, whose translation MCGDATNWDEDAYRESILKEREIRTRTVFRTVWGPSQNPNPDTIVVASSDGLLASYSISSCISKLQLGFSNTKAQNLLVAEPEWFLQGHDGPVYDIKFYGEDEDALLLSCGDDGRIRGWRWKEFLSSDVPIPLQGNHIKPVLDLANPQHKGPWGSLSPIPENNAIAVNMQGGSIFSASGDSCAYCWDVETGKIKVVFKGHSDYLHCIVARNSVNQIITGSEDGTARIWDCRSGKCIQVIDPAENTVVKGFFSCVSCIALDGSESWLACGSGRSLSIWNLPSSERVSRISTHTSMQDVLFDDNQILAVGAEPFLNRFDINGAILSQIQCAPLSAFSVSIHPSGVAAVGGYGGLVDVISQFGSHLCTFRCRCISLRNFTFQRSTGLSLSLFDPTVDFDLNFTFISEILSMASSEGSQFDARQFDTKMNELLSADGQDFFTSYDEVYDSFDAMGLQENLLRGIYAYGFEKPSAIQQRGIVPFCKGLDVIQQAQSGTGKTATFCSGILQQLDYSLMECQALVLAPTRELAQQIEKVMRALGDYLGVRVHACVGGTSVREDQRILSSGVHVVVGTPGRVFDMLRRQSLRPDCIRMFVLDEADEMLSRGFKDQIYDIFQLLPSKIQVGVFSATMPPEALEITRKFMNKPVRILVKRDELTLEGIKQFYVNVDKEEWKLETLCDLYETLAITQSVIFVNTRRKVDWLTDKMRGRDHTVSATHGDMDQNTRDIIMREFRSGSSRVLITTDLLARGIDVQQVSLVINYDLPTQPENYLHRIGRSGRFGRKGVAINFVTKDDERMLFDIQKFYNVVVEELPSNVADLL comes from the exons ATGTGCGGAGACGCGACGAACTGGGACGAAGATGCATACAGGGAAAGCATATTGAAGGAGAGGGAGATCCGAACCCGAACCGTTTTCCGGACGGTTTGGGGAccctcccaaaaccctaacccggACACCATCGTCGTGGCTTCCAGTGACGGCTTGCTGGCCTCCTACTCCATCTCCTCCTGCATTTCCAAGCTC CAATTGGGTTTTAGCAATACAAAGGCACAAAA CTTGTTAGTGGCTGAACCAGAATGGTTTCTGCAAGGGCATGATGGACCTGTATATGATATCAAATTCTATGGTGAGGATGAAGATGCCTTGTTGCTAAG TTGTGGTGATGATGGTCGGATTCGGGGATGGAGGTGGAAGGAATTTTTGAGCTCAGATGTGCCCATTCCTTTGCAAG gGAACCACATTAAGCCAGTACTTGACCTGGCAAATCCTCAACATAA AGGTCCTTGGGGGTCTCTTTCTCCAATCCCCGAGAATAATGCCATTGCTGTTAATATGCAG GGGGGATCTATTTTTTCAGCTTCTGGTGATTCTTGTGCATATTGCTGGGATGTG GAAACTGGTAAAATCAAAGTAGTCTTCAAGGGGCATTCAGATTACTTGCATTGTATAGTAGCCCGAAACTCTGTCAATCAG atTATAACTGGTTCAGAGGATGGGACTGCACGGATATGGG ACTGCAGAAGTGGAAAATGTATTCAAGTAATTGATCCGGCAGAGAATACAGTGGTGAAAGGTTTCTTCTCATGTGTTAGTTGCATTGCTCTTGATGGAAGTGAGAGCTGGTTG GCTTGTGGCAGTGGTCGGAGTTTATCCATTTGGAACCTTCCCTCTTCGGAGCGTGTTTCAAGGATATCAACCCATACTTCCATGCAGGATGTATTATTTGATGATAATcaa ATTTTAGCTGTTGGAGCAGAACCTTTTCTTAATCGTTTTGACATAAATGGGGCGATTCTTTCACAAATACAATGTGCTCCTCTGTCAGCATTTTCTGTCTCCATACATCCTTCAGGG GTTGCGGCAGTTGGAGGTTATGGGGGCCTTGTAGATGTTATCTCACAGTTTGGAAGCCACCTTTGCACATTTCGCTGCAGATGTAT CTCTCTTCGAAATTTCACTTTTCAACGATCgacaggtctctctctctctctcttcgatCCGACTGTTGATTTTGATCTGAATTTCACGTTTATATCAGAAATTCTTT CCATGGCTTCATCAGAGGGGTCACAATTTGATGCTCGTCAGTTTGATACCAAAATGAATGAGTT ACTTTCAGCTGATGGACAGGATTTCTTTACATCATATGATGAGGTTTATGATAGTTTTGACGCAATGGGATTGCAAGAGAATCTTCTCAGGGGCATTTATGCTTATG GTTTCGAAAAACCCTCAGCTATTCAGCAAAGGGGAATTGTTCCTTTCTGCAAGGGTCTTGATGTTATTCAACAGGCTCAGTCTGGAACTGGGAAGACAGCAACTTTCTGCTCTGGTATCTTGCAACAACTTGATTACAGTTTAATGGAATGCCAGGCATTGGTTCTGGCACCCACTAGAGAGCTTGCTCAACAGATTGAGAAGGTTATGCGGGCACTTGGAGACTATCTTGGTGTAAGAGTACATGCTTGTGTTGGTGGAACAAGTGTTCGTGAAGACCAACGTATTCTGTCCAGTGGGGTTCATGTTGTTGTTGGCACTCCTGGTCGCGTGTTTGACATGCTGCGAAGGCAGTCACTTCGTCCTGATTGCATCAGGATGTTTGTATTGGATGAGGCAGATGAAATGCTTTCCCGGGGTTTCAAGGATCAG ATCTATGATATTTTCCAGCTTCTACCATCAAAGATTCAGGTTGGGGTATTCTCTGCCACAATGCCACCTGAGGCCCTTGAGATTACAAGGAAGTTCATGAATAAACCTGTTAGAATTCTGGTGAAGCGTGATGAGCTCACCCTGGAGGGTATAAAGCAGTTTTATGTCAATGTTGACAAGGAGGAATGGAAACTTGAGACACTCTGTGATCTTTATGAAACCTTGGCCATTACCCAGAGTGTTATTTTTGTGAACACCAGGCGCAAGGTTGATTGGCTCACTGACAAGATGCGGGGCCGTGACCACACAGTCTCAGCCACCCATGGAGATATGGACCAGAACACAAGAGACATTATCATGCGTGAATTTCGTTCCGGATCCTCTCGTGTCCTTATAACTACCGATCTTTTGGCCCGTGGTATCGATGTCCAGCAAGTGTCGCTTGTTATAAATTACGATCTCCCAACACAGCCAGAGAACTATCTCCACCGGATTGGACGTAGTGGACGGTTTGGGAGGAAGGGTGTCGCCATCAACTTCGTAACAAAGGATGACGAGAGGATGCTGTTTGACATTCAGAAGTTTTATAATGTCGTAGTTGAGGAGCTGCCGTCAAATGTTGCCGATCTCCTctaa